From Girardinichthys multiradiatus isolate DD_20200921_A chromosome 19, DD_fGirMul_XY1, whole genome shotgun sequence:
GCAGGGCAAACCACAAGGTGGCTTTTGCTGAAGAGGGTCCATCTGTGGGTAGCTGCTGAGATGCAAGAAACCCAACGACCCCAGGTCACATCACTGATGTCATCATTACAAGTCTAATATTGCTAAGAATTGACAGTTTTGTAGAAGTACAGTTGACCACTGGAAAAAGTCCACTGGAAAGTCTTCAGTAGTTAAAGATTTTCCACCGACTCCGAACTcaaattaagttttatttatatagcactgaTTCACAACCCTAATTTAATTAATCCtcactatcaaacagtgcagtcagattcagtatAATATAACGTAAtataattggataaaaagtttttctatctaaggaaacccagcagattgcatccagtcagtgacttgcagcattcactcctcctggatgagcatgtagagacagtggacagtcactggtgttgactttgcagcaatccctcatactgagcatgcatgtagcgacagtggagaggaaaaactcccttttaacaggaagaaacctccagcagaaccagaaccaggctcagtgtgagcagccatctgccacgaccgactgggggtttgagagaacagagcagagacacaaagagaacaaagaagcactgatccaggagtactttctatgggaaggaaaagtaaaacattcatggttgtagctcctttagaggcttcatgtagcagagaaagacagctaagcagataaactctgagccagttttcaagtctagaggatgaaagagagcacataacTATActttaatcctgtggatgcaatTGAAGCTACAACCATCAgtcctccaccaccgtgcttggtAGTTGTGGTATGGGGGTCTTGTGCAGAGATTAGTCTTCTCCAAGCATACCACTGTGGAAAATCTTCACATTCTTTTTAAGTAGAGATAACATCTGAGGCTGGTAGAGTCTGAGGTTGAGCTCTTGTTTTTCTCCGAGGACTGCACAGAGTTAAGGTCGTTTCTGAGATTAATAACCACCAAGATGCCCCAGGAGATGCAGAGAGTGGAATAATAACTTTCTGATACagtttctttttagttttacagcaggCAGTCAGATCTTAGAGTGCTTGCAAGTGGTTCTGAAGAGTTTCTTTCAGATACAATATTTCCTAGTTTCACAAGAATGCATGATTCATCAGACAGTGCAGCAGAATAATTTACCTCAGCGCTAACAAAACACAAGACTTTAAAACAAGATCATGTTTCAACTGTAAGAATATTGGGCCAGTTCTGGTCCTGTGATCTCAATAGTAATAAGAATTAATTAGTTACAGGCGAATGGTCTGATCTTTGATCTTGACCTTTATACTGGACTGGGACCCAGACCATAAGATATTGGTTCTTTCAGAGAATGTTgaaagacaccaaaccaacaaaATCTATACAATCTTAAatgaaaacaacagtaaatgaAGTAAATTAAGATGATGAtttcaaaaataatatataaagaGAGAAAACAGTGGAATAAAGAGAGATGGGATGGTTAGATAACAGCTAAACTGATGTTAATGAAGCTAAAACACAGAGAACACAAATATGTGCTTGATGAGGGTTTCTGCAACAGATCACAGCTTGTAGGCTTTATTTTACCCCAGGAGCAACATGACATGTAGCAGCTAGCGTCAGGGTAGAGTTCACCTGTTTCATTACAGCATCAGctgaaaaaaaacccacaaggTGGGAAGTATAGTGAGTCAAAGACTGAAGAACTGCCAACCTGCACATTTAGTTGCTACATAAAAATCAGACATAGTGTTGGGACACAATATGTTCTTAGCTGTAATCTGAGCGTCACGGAAATGCTCGACATCTGTTGTGTAATACGGAGACAAATGAATCATGAGAGGTCTTGTACAGATGTGTAAATCTTCTCACCTTTCCAGCTGTGGCCATTTTTCCTGCAGAGATGATTGATTGAGCCGAACCCAGAGAGGAGTTAAGAGAAGATTGCAGGAGAACGGACAGAAGGAAGAAGGAAGAGATCTGTGCAATCTGGCATAAAGCGAAACGAGCAAGGACTTTAACCTCTCGCTGCTATCAGGTCCTTCGGGTATCGCCAACACATGACACATGAGACGATGGAGTAGAATGGAAAAAAGAAgatgcagtgctgtgaaaaagtgagGCTGTGTGCACAAGTCCAGTCTTCCAGAACCACCATCCAGTAGCCTTTAGATggatcccttctccaacacctCACCATCCAGCTCTGAAGAGGCCTGATAACAAGCCATTGGCTCAGGTTTATTTCttttcaggaaaatatttacTTTGTTGTTTAGTGAGTTTGGATCTGAGGAGATCCACTTTGGCTTCAGTGACTAAAAATGTCTAAATCATTTATTTCTGAGCAGGGTTGAAGTTCTATTTGTCTATTGCTTAATGACTTAGAGGAGCATTGCAGCAGTTGTTATTCATGGTAATGATTAACACAAGGGCCGGCTCAAGGTAGAAGCGAACTCTGTGGCAACTTAGGATCCCCTGGGGCACCCAGGACAAACTGGTTTCCCGCAGGACGTGTGGACAGACACAACAGTCATGCACTTCACTTAGGAAAACCTTCATGGCTGGAAAGTTGTGTCAATATATTTCTAATCTAATTGAATCATTTGTAACTGGATCAGTGAGGAGTTGCCTCATCTCTCTGGTTGCTTGTGATAAACAGGAACTCAAACTGCAGTGGAAGagcaaatgaaaatataaaagagAGCTCAGTGGTGCTGTGCTGGGCCTAAAACCCAACAGAACTCGTCTCAACATAAAACAGTCAGCAAAGAAAACTGAATGCTTGTATAAAAAATATGCAAGTTAGATTTTACTGGTGGTAATactaaaggaaaaatataaaatacaaaattcttGCTAAGGTACAACAGACTGCGTTACCTTAAGTGCTTgagctttttatttcatttgaccTAAAGGCTGGTGTGGTTCCTCAGCCTTCTTCATATCATTTGATTGATTTTGTCCTGCAGATGATGATGATCCTTAGATCCTTAAACAGTAGGACTTGGTTCTGAATTCAGAGAGAGAGGAACCACAGAGGATCCAACACCGGTACCAGATGAAAATGCATGGCGTGATGACCAAGAAGCCGGCCAAACAGAGCTGACACACAGAACCTCCCGAACATCAAGCCATTGGACCCAGTCCAGTTTATTGAgaagtgacacaaaaaacaaaaagctgttttctgaAGTCAGAAGCAGCAGAACTACAGAGGTAGCTCAGGATAATCTAAGCcagtctaactataagctttatggaaaggaaagttttaagcctagccttaaacaTAGTCAGGCTGGATCAGGGTGTTTTTGTTAGGTTTAAATATCTTTAATAAAGAAAGGATCATGTTTACATCCCAACATATAAACCCACAGGATTAAAAGAGAGTGTACCTACTTTTCATCAGAAGGCTAGCTTTACTGTTAGAAATATTTCctttcaacatattttttttgcaaTAGTAAAAAATTTACAAATGTATATTATTAATTTTAAGCTTTATATTAAATGCTACTTACCCCGTCCATCCCTGCCGGGGTCTAAAGAGTCTAGCAGGCTTCATTCACAATGAGACAACCCAGACGCAAATAATTCACTTTATTCTCGTCACAACTTCCAATCTGTgcctaaagctgtttatttttttaacatcgCTCAAAGTAAGAAGCTGGATGGAAAACCTTGATTTCAGAACCTTTCATAAACTGTTTTATCTCTGGAAGCCTGATGAGATAATGAGCAAACTCAACCACAATCAAGAAGCTGCTGCTAATAAAGCTGCTTCTAAAAGTAAGATAGTCTAGAAAGGTTCACTGTTCaactcagtataaatacagctaaaTGGAAATAGCTCATTTATTCTGAGACATTTTAAACTCTGCAGGTATATTGGCAACAACGTAGTCACAATCAAAATGTGAGATGATTCCAGGTGTTTCATGTCATCAAGAACCACGATGATCTCACTGAGGAGAAACACTCAGGACTGTCCGGATGCTGTAGAATAAAATAAGACTCAGATTAGGAAGGTTTCAActattaaaatgcattttattatttctccaGTTATTTAGCAGCAAAGATTTGAGTAGGTGTAGAAGTGTACCACTGGCCGTGCTTCATCAGCGTGATTGCTTCATTAATTTGGTCCAAAGTCATGTTGTGAGTGATTAACTCGTCCACCATCACCTTCTTGTCCAGGTAGGCTTTAACCATCTGAGACACGCCGTCCTTACCTTTGAACCCTGAGACAAAGAGAGCAGGAACATCATCAGATATGTATCTTTTAATTGCAGGGCCGTATCTAAGACTGAAAGAGACAGGGGGCTTAGCCCATAGGGCTGTCCAAAGCTACAAATGTCTCATCTAACTTAAGACATGACCTTAATATATTTGTCTCACCTCCAAACAGGGTGCCCGTCCATTTACGTCCTTTCATGAGCTGAATCGGCTCAGTGCTGATGTCTTGCATGTTTGTCCAGCCAGCAATCACACTGACACCCCAGCCTGGAATGCAGGACTCCAACGCTCTGCGCTGCACGTCAACAAAGCATCAAGTCAGAGGACTGTTTCATTCTCACATACGACTGTAAAAGTTGATTCTCACCATAATTTCCACATTTCCAATGCATTCAATCGAGTAGTCCACTCCTCCGTTGGTCATCTCAACCATCACCTGATGGATGGGTTTACTGTGATCGTTGGGGTTCACAACATCAGTGGCACCAAATATTTTGGCCTTTTCAAACTTCTCTGGATTGATGTCGATGGCAATGATCCTTTTGGCTCCTGCAGCTCTGCAGCCCATGACTGCAGCCAAACCTACAGCTCCCAAACCAAACACGGCACAGGTGGAGCCCGGTTCAACCTGAAGAGATGACACTGTGATTCCCATGGTAGCAAACTAAGGCTCTCCTTGACCGTCATGGCCTTTAAACATGttcaaacaaacattaatattcCTGGTTTTTCAGAcgtaacataaaaacataaaaatctagATCAATCATTTTCACCTGTACAAATCAGGTAAGAGAACCTGTCAATAGCCTGGTGGAAAATTCCTAGTTAAAACACCTTTTAAATCAGTTTCAGTGTTTAGTTTCCTTGAGTTCACAACTACCACCAATCATAGAAGGTCTGATGAACCTGACAAGATGTTCATCTGTTTCAGTAGG
This genomic window contains:
- the LOC124884944 gene encoding alcohol dehydrogenase 1-like, with amino-acid sequence MATAGKIISCKAAVAWEFDKPLVIEEVEVAPPQEKEVRIKIVATGVCQSDLYFLLKCMDKALFPSVFGHEAAGIVESIGPGVTEFQPGDKVIPLFMPQCRECRFCKSPKTNLCVNGSAGHIDGKNFESSRITCKGKKLLQFLGVSSFSEYTVVKELALAKIDPAAPLDKVCVIGCAICTGYGAAVNSAKVEPGSTCAVFGLGAVGLAAVMGCRAAGAKRIIAIDINPEKFEKAKIFGATDVVNPNDHSKPIHQVMVEMTNGGVDYSIECIGNVEIMRRALESCIPGWGVSVIAGWTNMQDISTEPIQLMKGRKWTGTLFGGFKGKDGVSQMVKAYLDKKVMVDELITHNMTLDQINEAITLMKHGQCIRTVLSVSPQ